From the genome of Methylocystis bryophila, one region includes:
- a CDS encoding DMT family transporter, producing MGWVILLLAGLFEIVWAVALKYWGFGKALPSAGILAAMGASAGLLSLALRSLPVGTAYAIWTGIGVAGTTALGVYLFDEPATPMRLGCIGLILLGMVGLKLAS from the coding sequence ATGGGCTGGGTGATTCTTCTTCTCGCGGGACTTTTCGAGATCGTCTGGGCCGTGGCGCTGAAATATTGGGGCTTTGGGAAAGCCTTGCCCTCAGCCGGCATTCTCGCCGCGATGGGAGCAAGCGCGGGACTCCTGAGTCTCGCCCTCCGTTCGCTGCCGGTCGGCACGGCCTATGCGATCTGGACAGGCATCGGCGTCGCGGGGACCACGGCGCTCGGCGTCTATCTCTTCGACGAGCCGGCGACGCCGATGCGTCTCGGCTGCATTGGGCTCATCCTCCTGGGGATGGTCGGGCTGAAGCTCGCCTCGTAG
- a CDS encoding disulfide bond formation protein B, giving the protein MIAALVAALRKRPAGAVALAILLGAAATIAGAWIFEARGYLPCELCLLGRKPYYLGMAVAALCVGLSARGRDDLARKGLPLLALIFLAGAAIGAYHAGVEWKLWPGPADCTGAMAPPASQADFLARLKHVKPIRCDEPALLVFGLSLAAWSAMLSAGLSGFAFWGFLRRHG; this is encoded by the coding sequence TTGATTGCGGCGCTCGTCGCGGCTCTGCGAAAGCGTCCGGCCGGGGCGGTCGCGCTCGCCATCCTGCTCGGCGCCGCAGCGACCATCGCGGGCGCGTGGATTTTCGAGGCGCGGGGCTATCTCCCCTGCGAGCTCTGCCTGCTCGGTCGCAAGCCCTATTACCTTGGCATGGCCGTCGCGGCGCTTTGCGTCGGGCTGTCGGCGCGCGGACGCGACGATCTCGCTCGCAAAGGCTTGCCTTTGCTCGCGCTGATCTTCCTCGCTGGGGCGGCGATTGGGGCCTATCATGCCGGGGTCGAATGGAAGCTCTGGCCGGGTCCCGCCGACTGCACGGGGGCGATGGCGCCTCCCGCCTCGCAAGCGGATTTTCTCGCGCGCCTGAAGCACGTAAAGCCCATCCGCTGCGACGAGCCGGCGCTCCTCGTCTTCGGCCTCAGCCTCGCGGCCTGGAGCGCAATGCTGAGCGCGGGTCTATCCGGATTCGCATTCTGGGGATTCTTGCGCCGACACGGTTGA
- a CDS encoding NYN domain-containing protein produces MTDKERIALFIDGANLYATAKSLGFDIDYKRLLREFQAKGTLIRAFYYTALIEDQEYSSIRPLIDWLDYNGYAVVTKPTKEFVDSLGRRKVKGNMDIELAVDAMEMAEHIEHMVLFSGDGDFRSLVEAVQRKGVRVSVISTITTQPPMIADELRRQADEFIDLIHLVGKIGRDPGERAERMQRYQERRPAPQAAAPAAAGHDEEGEE; encoded by the coding sequence ATGACAGACAAAGAGAGAATTGCGCTATTCATTGACGGCGCGAACCTCTACGCCACGGCCAAGTCGCTTGGCTTTGACATAGACTACAAGAGATTGCTGCGCGAGTTTCAGGCGAAGGGAACGCTCATCCGCGCCTTCTATTACACGGCGCTGATCGAGGACCAGGAGTATTCCTCTATTCGCCCGCTGATCGACTGGCTGGACTACAACGGTTATGCCGTCGTGACCAAGCCGACCAAGGAATTTGTCGATTCGCTCGGCCGCCGCAAGGTCAAGGGCAATATGGACATCGAGCTCGCGGTCGACGCCATGGAGATGGCGGAGCACATCGAGCACATGGTGCTGTTCTCCGGCGACGGCGATTTCCGCTCGCTCGTTGAGGCCGTGCAGCGCAAGGGCGTCCGCGTCTCGGTGATCTCCACGATCACGACGCAGCCGCCGATGATCGCCGACGAACTTCGCCGTCAGGCCGACGAGTTCATCGATCTCATCCATCTCGTGGGCAAGATCGGACGCGACCCCGGCGAGCGCGCCGAGCGCATGCAGCGCTACCAGGAGCGTCGGCCCGCGCCGCAAGCGGCGGCGCCGGCAGCTGCGGGGCATGACGAGGAAGGCGAGGAGTAA
- a CDS encoding PepSY-associated TM helix domain-containing protein, protein MARAFWVWLHRWTGLAMAGFLILVGLTGSLLAFWPEVNHWFTPELYPGPHAGIELSAATLARRAEEIVPQGRVSAVIFADPGSVMIGMEPREGAPPLDFEFIHLDPISSKELGRVTWHALPRTKNDIMPFIYGLHMYLAMKGIGDWILGFVALLWTLDCFVAFYLTLPLPGANSGKGFLARWKPAWLIKWGASFYRINFDMHRAGGLWLWTMLLVFAWSSVSFTMPKVYTNTMRAIFDYETPDALVRSHAGPSKENPNLLEWEGAQAAGERLMADEARIHDFAIERPIALYLSRALGLIEYRVRSSRDIGDRSGATSVIFDAYSGALRAVNLPTGQRAGNTVTTWLRELHVANVFGLPYRIFVSALGLAIVMLSVTGVYIWWKKRQARKNRSQSEASKFSPKPKPDERELALDLDPDRNFES, encoded by the coding sequence ATGGCGCGCGCCTTCTGGGTCTGGCTACACCGCTGGACGGGGCTCGCCATGGCGGGCTTTCTGATCCTCGTGGGACTCACGGGGAGCCTCCTCGCCTTTTGGCCGGAGGTCAATCATTGGTTCACCCCAGAACTCTATCCCGGCCCGCACGCCGGAATAGAACTGAGCGCCGCGACGCTCGCGCGCCGCGCCGAGGAGATCGTTCCGCAAGGCCGGGTCAGCGCAGTGATCTTCGCCGATCCCGGCTCCGTGATGATCGGAATGGAGCCGCGGGAGGGCGCGCCCCCGCTCGACTTCGAGTTCATTCACCTCGATCCCATCAGCAGCAAGGAGCTCGGGCGCGTGACTTGGCACGCGCTGCCGCGCACGAAAAACGACATCATGCCGTTCATTTACGGCTTGCATATGTATCTCGCGATGAAGGGGATCGGCGACTGGATTCTCGGCTTCGTTGCGCTGCTATGGACCCTCGATTGCTTCGTCGCCTTCTATCTGACCTTGCCGCTTCCCGGCGCAAACTCGGGGAAAGGCTTCCTTGCACGTTGGAAGCCCGCCTGGCTCATCAAATGGGGCGCTTCTTTCTACCGCATCAATTTCGATATGCATCGCGCGGGAGGCCTGTGGCTCTGGACGATGCTGCTCGTGTTCGCCTGGTCTAGCGTAAGCTTCACAATGCCGAAGGTTTATACGAATACGATGCGGGCCATCTTCGATTATGAGACGCCCGACGCGCTTGTTCGGTCGCATGCGGGGCCGAGCAAGGAAAATCCTAACCTCCTCGAGTGGGAGGGAGCGCAGGCCGCTGGCGAGCGGCTGATGGCGGACGAGGCGCGCATTCACGACTTTGCGATCGAGCGACCGATCGCCCTTTATCTCTCCCGCGCCCTCGGGCTTATCGAATATCGCGTGCGCTCGTCGCGCGACATTGGCGACAGGAGCGGCGCGACATCGGTGATTTTCGACGCCTATTCGGGCGCGTTGAGGGCCGTCAATCTACCCACCGGCCAGCGCGCCGGCAACACGGTGACGACGTGGCTGAGGGAGCTACACGTCGCCAATGTCTTCGGTCTTCCTTACCGCATTTTCGTCAGCGCTCTCGGCCTCGCCATCGTCATGCTGTCCGTGACCGGCGTTTACATCTGGTGGAAGAAGCGGCAGGCGAGAAAGAACCGGTCGCAGAGCGAAGCGAGCAAGTTTTCGCCGAAGCCCAAACCAGATGAGCGCGAGCTTGCGCTCGATCTCGACCCCGATCGGAATTTTGAGAGTTAA
- the smpB gene encoding SsrA-binding protein SmpB produces the protein MAQSSESNFKIVAENRKARFNYEIGETFDAGLALTGTEVKSLRTGKATIAESYAHVDRKGEAWLVNATIPEYEAGNRFNHEPKRLRKLLLKQRELAKLSQGVEREGMTIVPLRIYFNDRGRAKLRIALARGKQLHDKREVEKKRDWGREKGRLLRDKG, from the coding sequence GTGGCGCAAAGCTCAGAGTCGAATTTCAAGATCGTCGCCGAAAACCGCAAGGCGCGATTCAACTACGAGATCGGCGAAACTTTCGACGCCGGCCTTGCTTTGACCGGCACTGAGGTCAAGTCGCTGCGCACCGGCAAGGCGACGATCGCCGAGAGCTACGCCCATGTTGACCGCAAGGGCGAGGCTTGGCTCGTCAACGCGACGATCCCCGAATATGAGGCGGGCAATCGGTTCAACCACGAACCCAAGCGGCTGCGGAAGCTTCTGCTCAAGCAGCGCGAATTGGCCAAGCTATCGCAGGGAGTCGAGCGCGAAGGGATGACGATCGTGCCGCTGCGCATTTACTTCAACGATCGCGGACGCGCGAAGCTGCGCATCGCGCTGGCGCGCGGCAAGCAGCTTCACGACAAGCGCGAGGTCGAGAAGAAGCGCGACTGGGGCCGCGAGAAGGGCCGGCTGTTGAGAGATAAGGGATAG
- a CDS encoding response regulator yields the protein MRILLVEDHAELADRIAKRIRRAGYAVDHFGSIRESEAALGEQAYAVALLDRRLPDGDGLTLVSRIRRQQPGSRILMLTALDALDDRIEGLDAGADDYLVKPFDLDEMMARIRATLRRPGGERTPPIAVGALSFDIDTRIVTIEGTPVVLLRRELALLDMLVRRADCVVTRESLLSEIYGCDDEIDEHALTKLVSRLRARLAELNAGVNIHTARGLGYMLTKARPSA from the coding sequence ATGCGAATTCTGCTAGTCGAGGATCACGCCGAGCTGGCGGATCGCATCGCCAAACGCATCAGACGCGCGGGATACGCCGTCGATCATTTCGGCTCCATCCGGGAATCCGAGGCGGCGCTAGGGGAGCAAGCTTACGCCGTCGCTCTGCTCGATCGGCGCTTGCCGGACGGTGACGGCCTCACCCTGGTCTCACGCATCCGGCGCCAACAGCCAGGCAGCCGCATTCTGATGCTGACAGCGTTGGACGCGCTCGACGATCGCATCGAGGGACTGGACGCTGGAGCTGACGATTATCTGGTGAAGCCCTTCGATCTCGATGAGATGATGGCGCGCATTCGCGCCACTCTCCGGAGACCCGGTGGCGAACGCACGCCGCCGATTGCGGTCGGCGCGCTCTCCTTTGACATCGATACCCGCATCGTCACGATCGAAGGCACTCCCGTCGTGCTGTTGCGGCGAGAATTGGCCTTGCTCGACATGTTGGTGCGGCGTGCCGATTGCGTGGTGACGCGCGAGTCTCTCTTGTCCGAAATCTATGGTTGCGACGACGAGATCGACGAGCATGCTCTGACGAAACTCGTCTCGCGCTTGCGCGCAAGGCTGGCCGAGCTCAATGCCGGGGTCAACATTCATACCGCGCGCGGTCTGGGCTATATGCTCACGAAGGCGAGACCGAGCGCATGA
- the dapA gene encoding 4-hydroxy-tetrahydrodipicolinate synthase produces MPKAAIFHGSITALVTPFNHGDVDFDCLRQFIDWQVESGTHGLVPVGTTGESPTLSHEEHGAVITATVKAARGRVPVIAGAGSNNTREAVALAGHAERAGADGLLVVTPYYNKPNQEGLYQHFKAINDSVSIPIIIYNIPPRSVIDMSVETMTRLSELKNIVGVKDATGNVGRISLQRQAMGPKFIQLSGDDITALSCMAAGAQGCISVVSNIAPKLCADLQNAALASDFKTALAIQDKLVPLQVAVFLEAGVNGAKYGLSLLGRCLEETRLPLIPVTQATKDRIRAAMIHAGLLEG; encoded by the coding sequence ATGCCCAAGGCAGCAATATTTCACGGCTCGATAACGGCGCTCGTGACACCTTTCAACCACGGGGACGTTGATTTCGACTGCCTGCGGCAGTTCATCGACTGGCAGGTTGAGAGCGGCACGCATGGCCTCGTGCCGGTTGGCACGACCGGCGAAAGTCCGACGTTGTCGCATGAGGAGCATGGCGCGGTCATCACGGCGACGGTTAAAGCGGCGCGCGGCCGTGTCCCTGTGATCGCCGGGGCCGGCTCCAACAACACAAGGGAGGCCGTTGCGCTCGCCGGGCACGCCGAGCGCGCCGGCGCCGACGGGCTGCTCGTCGTCACGCCCTATTACAACAAGCCCAATCAAGAAGGGCTCTATCAGCATTTCAAGGCGATTAATGATTCGGTGTCGATCCCGATCATCATCTACAATATCCCGCCGCGCTCGGTCATCGACATGAGCGTGGAGACGATGACGCGACTCTCCGAGCTCAAGAATATTGTCGGGGTCAAGGACGCCACCGGCAATGTCGGACGAATCTCCTTGCAAAGGCAAGCGATGGGGCCGAAGTTCATCCAGCTTTCCGGGGACGACATCACCGCGCTTTCCTGCATGGCGGCCGGCGCGCAGGGCTGCATCTCGGTCGTCTCCAACATCGCGCCGAAGCTCTGCGCCGATCTGCAGAACGCGGCGCTCGCCAGCGACTTCAAGACCGCGCTCGCGATCCAGGACAAGCTCGTGCCGCTTCAGGTCGCCGTCTTCCTCGAGGCCGGCGTGAACGGCGCCAAATACGGCCTCTCGCTGCTCGGCCGGTGCCTCGAGGAGACGCGCCTGCCGCTCATTCCGGTGACTCAGGCGACAAAGGATCGCATTCGCGCGGCCATGATCCACGCCGGCTTGCTCGAAGGATAA
- a CDS encoding YqaA family protein has protein sequence MIKKLYQWTLQLSRGPHAEAALAAVAFAESSFFPVPPDVILLPMSLAKPEKAWRYAAICTLASVAGGALGYAIGALLYDTVGHWLIHLYGYEEKMASMREFYAKWGAYFILLKGLTPIPFKLVTIFSGLFAYNFPLFILLSLITRGARFFFLAAALNRFGDSLRDKMEAHFGLFLGSLAAIVVGGFVIAVKLF, from the coding sequence ATGATAAAGAAGCTTTACCAATGGACCCTCCAGCTCTCGCGCGGCCCCCACGCCGAGGCGGCCCTCGCCGCCGTGGCTTTCGCGGAGAGCTCGTTTTTCCCCGTGCCGCCCGACGTGATCCTGCTTCCGATGTCGCTCGCCAAACCCGAGAAGGCTTGGCGATATGCGGCGATCTGCACGCTCGCCTCCGTCGCTGGCGGCGCGCTCGGCTACGCGATTGGCGCCCTGCTTTACGACACGGTAGGGCATTGGCTTATCCATCTTTACGGCTATGAAGAGAAGATGGCCTCCATGCGCGAGTTCTACGCAAAATGGGGCGCCTACTTCATTCTGCTGAAAGGGCTGACGCCTATACCTTTCAAGCTCGTGACGATCTTCTCTGGGCTCTTCGCCTATAACTTTCCTCTCTTCATTCTGCTCTCGCTCATCACGCGCGGCGCGCGCTTCTTCTTTCTGGCCGCGGCGCTGAATCGTTTCGGCGACAGTTTGCGGGACAAGATGGAGGCGCATTTCGGCCTGTTCTTGGGTTCGCTCGCCGCGATTGTCGTCGGCGGCTTCGTCATCGCGGTGAAGCTGTTTTGA
- a CDS encoding lytic transglycosylase domain-containing protein, giving the protein MLGGGPRLFSKTGAWIAGATVLALLIGFAGGSVWYAPEGAWRGWVAQISPWSAAPQSDEAAKPRGEESAAAEQQPESEAAQQQAEASAEPAAQKQEPLVASSELATLVGAEAEPFLAAVSAYRAGDFAAGDAAIAGLENPIAVTTAQWVGLKLHWRNAGFERLKRFVALHPNWPASDWLRHRAEDQLLNEGRSDATIKAFFSDRRPAAPAGKLVLARALARDGEFEQATALARELWREDDFGDGIEALARKEFAELLGPEDHRYRADRLFYAGRSGPSLRAAELAGKDAALLAKARAAASIGRCDAKMTASLPPALQKDPGLVFARVRYLRKMNKYPEAAAALREAPTAPEKLVDGEAWWTERKTIARKLLDKGDTKRAYEVFAGHAAKTASSQVEAEFHAGWIALRFMNDIDAAERHFDRAVAIAETPHQKSRAEYWRARAAEARQSPEQDEIARAHYREAATHSTTFYGQLALAKIGSNVSPVRPSPEPALGDARDESVRAVELLIAVGEKEAMSALASEAAKHLERPEQVAALAIAAERAHDARFSLTLGKLASYRGVAIDDAAFPTFGVPAFSALPGSAPKSLVFAVARQESAFDPHVVSIAGAVGLMQMLPSTARHTASLAHVGYDPHRLMSEPAFNAQLGASFLGELLGTEKGSYILTLAAYNAGPGRAAQWINAYGDPRHANVDPIDWVERIPLAETRNYVQRVLENFVVYRAKLGEETVRAPQMELARVGGAN; this is encoded by the coding sequence ATGCTAGGCGGCGGACCGAGACTCTTCTCCAAGACGGGAGCATGGATCGCTGGCGCGACGGTTCTCGCGCTGTTGATCGGGTTTGCCGGGGGCAGCGTGTGGTACGCCCCGGAGGGCGCGTGGCGGGGCTGGGTCGCGCAAATTTCTCCCTGGAGCGCCGCGCCTCAATCCGACGAAGCCGCGAAGCCGCGAGGCGAGGAGAGCGCCGCCGCCGAGCAGCAGCCCGAGAGCGAGGCCGCGCAGCAGCAGGCCGAAGCGTCGGCGGAGCCCGCCGCCCAGAAGCAAGAGCCGCTCGTCGCCTCCTCCGAGCTCGCGACGCTGGTGGGCGCCGAGGCCGAGCCTTTTCTCGCGGCGGTTTCCGCCTATCGCGCCGGCGATTTCGCTGCGGGAGACGCGGCGATCGCCGGCTTGGAGAACCCAATCGCCGTCACCACAGCGCAATGGGTGGGACTGAAGCTCCATTGGCGTAACGCCGGCTTCGAGCGATTGAAGCGCTTCGTCGCTTTGCATCCGAACTGGCCCGCGAGCGATTGGCTGCGTCATCGCGCCGAGGACCAACTCTTGAACGAGGGCCGCTCGGACGCGACGATCAAGGCCTTCTTCAGTGATCGACGGCCCGCCGCCCCGGCGGGCAAGCTCGTCCTGGCCCGGGCTCTCGCCCGAGACGGCGAGTTCGAGCAGGCGACCGCGCTTGCGCGCGAGCTTTGGCGCGAGGACGACTTCGGAGATGGGATCGAGGCGCTGGCGCGCAAGGAGTTTGCGGAGCTGCTGGGTCCAGAGGACCACAGATACCGCGCCGATCGCCTCTTCTATGCGGGGCGGAGCGGCCCGTCGCTGCGCGCCGCCGAGCTCGCCGGCAAGGATGCGGCGCTGCTCGCAAAAGCGCGTGCGGCGGCGAGCATCGGACGCTGCGACGCCAAAATGACCGCGAGCCTGCCGCCCGCATTGCAAAAGGACCCTGGCCTCGTTTTCGCGCGCGTTCGCTACCTGCGCAAGATGAACAAATATCCGGAAGCCGCGGCGGCTCTGCGCGAGGCGCCAACCGCGCCTGAAAAGCTCGTCGACGGCGAGGCCTGGTGGACGGAGCGCAAGACGATTGCGCGCAAGCTCCTCGACAAGGGCGACACGAAGCGCGCCTATGAGGTCTTTGCGGGCCATGCGGCGAAGACGGCGTCTTCGCAAGTCGAGGCGGAATTTCATGCCGGCTGGATCGCCCTGCGGTTCATGAACGACATCGATGCGGCGGAGCGGCATTTTGATCGCGCCGTCGCCATCGCCGAGACGCCGCATCAGAAGTCGCGCGCCGAATATTGGCGCGCCCGCGCTGCGGAGGCGCGTCAGAGTCCCGAGCAGGACGAGATCGCCCGCGCGCATTATCGCGAGGCGGCGACTCATTCTACGACCTTCTATGGCCAGCTCGCGCTCGCCAAGATCGGCTCCAATGTTTCGCCGGTGCGGCCTTCGCCCGAGCCCGCTCTCGGCGACGCGCGCGACGAATCGGTGCGCGCCGTCGAGCTTCTGATCGCCGTGGGCGAAAAAGAGGCGATGAGCGCGCTGGCCTCCGAAGCGGCGAAGCATCTCGAGCGCCCCGAGCAAGTTGCGGCGCTTGCTATCGCCGCGGAGCGCGCGCATGACGCGCGTTTCTCGCTGACGCTCGGCAAGCTCGCATCCTATCGCGGCGTCGCGATAGATGACGCAGCTTTCCCGACCTTCGGCGTTCCGGCGTTCTCGGCGCTGCCGGGCTCGGCCCCGAAGTCGCTCGTCTTCGCGGTGGCGCGCCAGGAAAGCGCCTTCGATCCGCATGTGGTCTCGATCGCCGGCGCGGTGGGGCTCATGCAGATGCTGCCCTCGACCGCGCGCCATACGGCGTCGCTCGCGCATGTCGGCTACGACCCGCATCGGCTCATGAGCGAGCCGGCCTTCAACGCGCAGCTCGGCGCCTCCTTCCTGGGAGAGCTGCTCGGAACCGAGAAGGGCTCCTATATCCTCACGCTCGCGGCGTACAACGCGGGACCGGGACGCGCGGCGCAGTGGATCAACGCCTATGGCGATCCGCGTCACGCCAATGTCGATCCGATCGACTGGGTCGAGCGCATCCCTCTCGCCGAGACACGCAACTACGTGCAGCGCGTGCTGGAGAACTTCGTCGTCTATCGCGCCAAGCTCGGCGAGGAGACGGTGCGCGCCCCGCAGATGGAGCTCGCCAGGGTAGGGGGCGCGAACTGA
- a CDS encoding TonB-dependent siderophore receptor, translating to MFRSILLRGASASALTLVLVSASVAQQTLPEIDVHPPHRTAAKAKPPHQTAHRVTQEPLAEPPTTAPPPPPAAVAAEAQGVATEAPGSSQSGAGLGGRFTGYTVNLQTPAVATKDNIPILQNPVSIQVVPRQVMDDQQDISVEDAIVGNVSSVQPAPDTFYDGFTIRGIPNVSIFRNDLKMLRITHLQTANLQSIEVLKGPAAMLFGRLEPGGVVNLVLKRPLDTPYFSVEEQTGSWGLTRTTVDATGPLTKDKDWLYRVNLSFNHSDSFRNFVTNQDAFVAPTISWRPAERFRFNVDAEYQNTIFVADADSAIPAVNDHPAPIPISRYLQDPAVTRANPSRMERGLIGYDWTMDFNNDWSLTNRFSYTDIQWAQRITDYSSVNEATGQITRDDWDVNAHRWALSSNLDLKGKLETGPFQHAILLGSDYWNEDNHDFGFSGRPLGLSPINMFLPSYSLSGYVKPTDNFYTAYPQAWKGVYGQDMISFLDDKVHVLLGGRHDWADYARGFGANSFAEALGPYNPNTGLGFRNAFDQAWSPRLGVVLQPLPWLSFYGNYSRSFGATNGMPAPRDPPFAPQRGLQWEGGAKAELFDGRLTATTAYYDIFKSGIVQTIPGTQFSRPVGLVESRGVELDVAGRIDENWSLIGNYSYDLAHIVADANGPTYLGLGGQLGNWLQNVPRHAGSLWVKYDALGDWRGLSLGGGVFAVGERQGDNQNDFQLPAYARIDGMVMYRLQPWMLPASSGVKNLTFQLNVKNLANTTYYAHALDRFSIFPGAPRTFIASIRAEF from the coding sequence ATGTTCCGCTCGATATTGCTGCGCGGCGCTTCCGCCAGCGCGCTCACCCTTGTGCTCGTCTCCGCCTCTGTCGCGCAACAGACGCTTCCGGAAATCGACGTTCATCCGCCGCATCGAACGGCCGCCAAAGCCAAACCGCCACACCAAACGGCCCACCGGGTGACGCAGGAGCCGCTGGCGGAACCGCCGACGACGGCGCCACCGCCGCCGCCGGCGGCGGTGGCGGCCGAAGCGCAGGGAGTTGCAACGGAAGCGCCGGGCTCAAGCCAGAGCGGCGCCGGACTCGGCGGTCGGTTTACTGGCTATACGGTCAATCTCCAGACGCCGGCCGTGGCGACCAAGGACAACATCCCCATCCTACAAAATCCGGTCTCGATCCAGGTCGTTCCGCGACAAGTGATGGACGATCAGCAGGACATTTCAGTGGAGGACGCGATCGTCGGAAATGTCAGCAGCGTGCAGCCGGCCCCCGACACCTTTTACGACGGCTTCACGATCCGCGGGATTCCCAACGTCAGCATCTTCCGCAACGATTTGAAGATGCTGAGAATAACCCATCTTCAGACCGCCAATTTGCAATCGATCGAGGTCTTGAAGGGTCCCGCGGCCATGTTGTTCGGACGCCTCGAGCCGGGCGGCGTCGTCAATCTCGTCCTAAAGCGTCCGCTGGACACGCCTTACTTCTCGGTCGAGGAGCAGACTGGCTCCTGGGGGCTCACGCGAACGACCGTGGACGCCACCGGTCCTTTGACGAAGGACAAGGACTGGCTCTACCGCGTCAATCTCTCCTTCAATCACAGCGACTCGTTCCGCAATTTTGTCACCAACCAGGACGCCTTCGTCGCGCCGACGATCAGTTGGCGACCGGCCGAGCGGTTCCGGTTCAACGTCGACGCCGAGTATCAGAACACCATTTTCGTCGCGGATGCGGATAGCGCCATTCCAGCGGTTAACGATCACCCCGCGCCCATCCCGATCAGCCGCTATCTCCAGGACCCCGCGGTGACGCGCGCCAACCCCAGCCGGATGGAGAGAGGGCTCATCGGATATGATTGGACGATGGATTTCAACAATGATTGGAGCCTCACCAATCGCTTCTCCTATACCGATATCCAGTGGGCGCAGAGAATTACCGATTATAGCTCCGTCAACGAAGCGACCGGCCAAATCACGCGCGATGACTGGGATGTGAACGCTCACCGCTGGGCGCTCAGCAGCAACCTCGATCTCAAGGGGAAACTGGAGACCGGCCCGTTCCAGCACGCGATATTGCTCGGAAGCGATTACTGGAACGAGGACAATCATGATTTCGGTTTTTCTGGCCGTCCGCTGGGCCTGTCGCCGATCAACATGTTCCTTCCGAGCTACAGCCTTTCCGGATACGTCAAGCCGACGGACAATTTCTACACTGCCTATCCGCAAGCCTGGAAGGGCGTCTACGGGCAGGACATGATCTCCTTCCTCGACGACAAGGTGCATGTGCTCTTAGGCGGAAGGCACGACTGGGCGGATTACGCGCGAGGGTTCGGCGCGAACTCTTTCGCGGAAGCCTTGGGGCCCTATAACCCCAACACAGGTCTCGGTTTCCGAAACGCCTTCGACCAGGCGTGGAGCCCCCGACTGGGCGTCGTGCTCCAGCCGCTGCCATGGCTCTCCTTCTACGGCAACTACTCGAGATCCTTCGGCGCCACCAACGGCATGCCCGCTCCCAGGGACCCGCCCTTCGCGCCTCAGCGAGGCCTCCAATGGGAGGGCGGCGCCAAGGCCGAGCTCTTCGACGGTCGGCTGACCGCAACGACGGCCTATTATGACATCTTCAAATCGGGCATTGTCCAAACGATTCCCGGCACGCAGTTCTCGCGGCCGGTCGGCCTCGTGGAGAGCAGAGGCGTCGAACTCGACGTCGCCGGCCGCATTGACGAGAACTGGAGCCTGATCGGCAATTACTCCTACGACTTGGCGCACATCGTCGCTGACGCGAACGGACCGACATATCTGGGATTGGGAGGTCAGCTCGGCAATTGGCTGCAGAATGTGCCTCGCCACGCCGGCAGCCTATGGGTCAAATATGACGCGCTCGGCGATTGGCGCGGTTTGAGCCTCGGCGGCGGGGTGTTCGCGGTCGGCGAGCGCCAAGGGGATAATCAAAACGACTTTCAATTGCCGGCCTATGCGCGCATCGACGGCATGGTCATGTATCGCCTGCAGCCCTGGATGCTTCCTGCGTCGAGCGGCGTGAAGAACCTGACGTTTCAGCTCAACGTCAAGAATCTGGCCAACACGACCTATTACGCGCACGCGCTCGACCGCTTCAGCATCTTCCCCGGCGCGCCGAGAACGTTCATCGCGTCCATCCGAGCGGAGTTCTGA